Within the Arachis duranensis cultivar V14167 chromosome 10, aradu.V14167.gnm2.J7QH, whole genome shotgun sequence genome, the region AGACCTTTCTATGGAATGCACTGTCTGCTTCTATAAGGTCTAAGGGTGATATTGTCCTCAATGTTGCATCTAGTGGCATTGCAGCTCTGTTGTTGCCTAATGGAAGAACTGCTCATTCACGCTTTAAGGTTCCGCTCAGTGTTAACCAAGACTCTATTTGTAATATCAGGCAAGGCACACCCCTCGCGCGTCTTATTTCATCTGCAAAATTAGTTATATGGGACGAAGCACCTATGTTAAATAAATTTTGCTTCGAAGCGCTGGACAAATGCCTTAAGGATGTTCTTCGATTTGATCGTGGATATAATCCTCATGCTCCATTTGGTGGGAAAATTGTTGTTCTCGGAGGTGATTTCCGTCAAATTTTGCCTGTGATTCCTCGTGGTTCTCGGGAAGAGATCGTTCATTCGTGTATTAATGCTTCGAACCTGTGGCAATCTTGCCAAGTGTTGCAGTTAACTGAAAACATGAGACTTTCCCGTGGTTCACGAGATATACACGGTGTACAATTGAAGGAATTTGCTTCATGGTTGCTTCAAGTTGGTGACGGGTTAATTGGAGACAATACCGATGGCGAATCAGTAATTAGAATACCTGACAACTTGTTGCTTAATGTTGAGTCTGCCTGTCTGCATGATTTGGTGTTGTTCGTTTATCCTGACATCTTACTCTATTCTTCTAGCGTGGATTATTTTAAGGGTCGGAGTATATTAGCACCAACACTTGATGTCGTAGCTGAAGTAAACAATCATGTGATGTCTTTGATCCCTGGCAACGAGAGGGTATACTTGAGCTCTGATACACTAATTAGTGAAGATGGTCACCTGGAATCTGAATTATATACAATGAGCACCAAGTCATTGAATGCGCTAAATTGTTCAGGGATTCCCCAACACCGGTTAGTTCTTAAAATCGGTGTTCCTGTCATGCTTCTTCGCAATGTTGACCAATCAAAAGGACTATGCAATGGTACGCGCATGCAGGTTAAACGTCTTGGTGACCATATCATTGAATGTGTCATCTTAGTAGGTCGTAATACTGGTGATGCTGTATTTATTCCCAGGATGAACATGTcacccaataatgatacatTACCAATAAGGTTTACTCGACGCCAATTTCCGCTTGCTCTGTGCTTTGCGATGACCATAAACAAGTCTCAAGGTCAAACGTTGTCAACAGTTGGCGTCTATCTTCGGAGGCCTGTTTTTACTCATGGTCAGCTTTATGTTGCGCTTTCTCGGGTCAGCATGCATTCTGGACTAAAGATTTTATCTGTTGACTCTAATGGCAAAGTTTCAGATCATACTATTAATGTAGTCTACAGAGAAGTTTTTACCGGATACTACCTAACATTCTCCCTTGATCAGTTTACCACTCATGTGCTCCTTCAGTAATCTTTTCGGTACGCAGTCTTCTAGCTCTTAAAGTATAAATGAAGGACAGTTTTCTGTTAGTTAactacataaaaatattattttttatgtaatatatGTCTATacaaacaattatttttaaaggaaaattcTAGAGGGctaacaattttatttatttttccccAGCATGTAATCCGTAGATAACGATGAGTCATTCAATAAAATCTCGCACCAATCTATCGAcattaaatcatcattgataatTACTTGATGCTGCCAATCATAGACACGGCTGGCCACAAgcattgtttatttttaaataattttattcgttttcctattgaataatatttatttacaattattattttaataccCGTGCTTGGCACGGGGGATAAAACTAGTTGAGATTAAAACtggctaaattaaaaaaataaaataataataataataataataataataaaagatttcAACTGTTTACAGGACATGTTTGCTGCTGGAACGGATACTACAGCATCAACAATAGAATGGGCCAAAAAGCGGAGCATaattctcctcctctctcttcaCCTCGACGGCGTTGCTCCGGCCAGGGGTTTGGTTGTCGTCGTCGTCCAACCCAAAGTTGCGGAGGAGAACCGATTGTGAGTCGTACTGGGAGATTGGCTCTGCTTTGATTCTGACGGTTGAAGTTCGATAGCGCTGCTAGCTGGCGAGGTATATGCCGGCGGAGGCGCCGCCGCTTTTGTAGAGATCGTTGTCGTCGACGGCGGTGTCGACAACATCCTCGGAGCGGGAACCGCAGCGGTTGCAGTAGAAAAATCCGTCATCGCTGTCGACGAGGCTGACGTTTCTGTAGGCGTGGCAGATCAAGGTGTGGGGATCAATATCAGCCATAACATCTGGAGAAGTGAAGTGAAGACCAGCTGTGACTGTGAAGCGCAGGTGCCAAACTAGGTGAAGAGTTCATAGTTCAATTCATACAAGAATTAAGAATACCTGAATACCTGAAACTTGAAGACTAAAGTAATGGAGGCCCAATAAGAAGccatctaatattttttttatcttcaataGCGGGTTCAATGCCAAAAAAGTTCAAATTTGGCCTATTGGAGTATTGGATTggtaaaaaatagtttttattatcatttcgattttttgtcttttttttataaaaaaaattaaaacactgTTTTTAAACAACGTATGTCCCTTCCCTCTACTCTAAATGGTTTTTGGAATCTCCCATCCATCggtacttttaagattaattgtgatgctagttattttggttcgggtgatagtgttggttttgcttgtgttattaGAGATTGTAATGGGAGTTGGCAAAGGGGGTGTTTGGGAATGATTAAGAGTAATAGTATTCTTTAAGGAGAATTGTTTGCCATTTGAAGAGGATATCTCTTAGCTTGGGATGTGGGTCAACGAGATGTTATTTGAGAGACGGATTGTGTGGAAGCATTTAATCTTGTTACTCaagatggttttgggtttattgatccattggtgctcaaaataagagatatcatgCATTGAAATTGGCGTGTTGACTTTCGTTTGATTATGAGAAATGCAAACACGGTAGCAGATACTATGACAAAGATGGCGATGGAGTTACAACTTTCACATGTGGAGCTTCTTTTACCTTGGAAGGAGTTTAAAAGTAATCTTAAACGGGACTATCCATCTATTTAAGCAGTTCCTTGTTTtagttgttttgtttttctttgtttagttTATTTCAGTCACAAAAAAACTAAATACTGGGAATAGTACTCTCTCTCGAGTTTGACATCTTTTTTTAAGTATAAAGTTGGTCATAAAGTTTATCTACATGACTACATTGATCCTTGATATTCATAATAAACTTCCATCTTAACCTGTTATGTTGAAACCATCAAAATGTGTACGAAGCATTGATTTTTAAactataaaaggaaaaataattctCAAATATCCAAATCTGATAGCCCAGGTACATCCTCAGATTCATTTTCAGGGGCCGCATCACTGCAGAACTTGCACGAAATTTTCTCTGGTTTCAACTGCAAGCATTCGTCGATCTGTTCCTCTAACCAAGCAAGTCTTCTTTCGAGCTTCAACACACCAATATGCATAATCCGAACGTCAACTTGTGCGACCCTAGCGCAAGCCCGAAGCAGGATGTAGTAATCAGCATGAGCAACATACTCCAAGGCACCTTCATCTATCTTCCTCACATAGTGAAGATAATTGTGTCGTCTTTTCTTCTTGACAATAGGTGGTATATAGTAGAACCTATTCTCCTCCATGTCTAACTTCATCCGTGCAATGGCTTCCTTGACATGAGGTTTTTCTGAACTGTGCGCATTGGAATCTGATTCATCACGGCCTCTAAATCTCTTTGAGGAATCATTGTCCTTGTCATTGTCCCCATCATCTTTATCCACATTTTCAGGCAAATGATTTCCAAGGCTGGTGGCGTCATTAAGAGATGGCTCATTAGAATGTTCTTTACTTGTCCTCTCCCTCTGAGATGTCCTACCAACCGATGCATTATCCCTCGACCTTGTTTGATTAAGAGACCTGTTAGATTGTTCTCCATGTACTGAAGGCTTAGTATCCTGATATACAAAATATCATTGAATAAGAATTGATTTTAGAAAGAATTATTCACAATGTAGCTAGCAAGCAAGGACAAACAGGTCAAAACACTTTACATTAGATGGTAGATTGACATGAGTTGACAAATGTATTCGCATTTGATGAAAAATAAGTGAGAATAAAAATCTAAGTCCACAGCCATTGCTCATGTCCCGAAGACAAGAGATCATGACCACAGGGGAAACTTCCCCTCTTGATGCACCaagggaaagaagaaagaagttgAAAGTGCAGGTTACgacatattttaattctaaagcTTGTGTGTGCCAAAAGTACAACTCAATCAAGCCTTGAATTACCTTTTCATTCATATTAAAGTTTCATAAGTACTCTATCATCTTTTCTTCTTCGTAATTCCCATATGACGCCTCTGACCCAGCAAAGATAACATCCCTACAGTGTTTGAGATATGTTGACAGGTCTTTTGAATACTCTGTCAATAAAATATTGGGTGTTAGCTAATCTTTTAACTTTTGCTGAAATAAGAGGAAACTAGAATATATACTCATGAAGATTGGCTAAAAACAGAGTGATCTTGGTAAATAAAGAGCACCTTGGATATCTACAAGATCATTATATATTGCTTGAAGGTGTTGGAGAAGTCCTGAAGTGTCTAATTCATTTTCCTgttgtttcattttgtttttatcCGAATCTTCTTCACTAGAATTAGGTCTATCACGGGAGGAAAAAGCTGTACCCTTCTCACCATTGTCTTTGGTATTACCTTTGTTGGACAAACTTTTCTCCCATTCTCCCGAACCATTTATGTTAAACAACATTCTTATTGCTACAACCAGAATTGACATCACACAAACATGAATAGGTAGCTTAAAATGTCTTTCGGATAAGGATAACCACAAATCTGGAGGCATGGCCCATTCATATATGCGGCTTACATGAGGAAGAATCTTTTCAGAAGGAAGAGATAATCTCTGAAGATATCGACGTGCTATTCCAAAGAAATTCACAGGAGGTAACTCCGAGCCTATGAACGGAAAATGAATCTCTGAATAAGTATTAGTAGCTTCGTCATAGTGTATTTTAGTACAAAGATATCAActagaattattaatttagtttaaagagataaaaaattaaatttgttattactcaaaaatattttactatataTCAAGTAATGTGttcattagttttcactttATTGTGAAAAATTATCTAGATCATAATACTAATAGTATATCataggattattattattaatgtattaactaaattttaatatttattatttatgtatttaaaaattatatttaagaattatttatttagttttataacaaatgatatttttaaatttgaataatttattaattagtttgtacttattatatcatatatttaataatttattggaaaaagaatattaatataataaataaaaaataatctaaaaaaatattgtttaaaaatttataaggacAAATAAACCcctaatcaatttaaatttatagacAATTAGACCCCTGTCCATTTTTGAACTTGACACGTCAGCATTTTCCGTTCAGAGTTGACGGAAAAACACCCACAGGGACCGCGTTGTGTGACGAAATCAGGGGACAGGGACCGAAGTGGATCGATTTTATTTTGAGGGGTCGCGTTGTCATTCTTGAAAATGGACAGGGGCCGGGTTGATACTTCACTCGAGATTTGAATAATTTTGAGTATTTACCATTGGGCAATTCTATGGTGCCTAACTTTTGCctaaattactttttatagtaatttaaaaatatttaaaactttttaacttttatacttttaaatttagaattaattattttacctaTTTTAGTAATTAGGCAACACTTTTTAGGCACCATAGCAAACACTTTTACCATTTGGGGCAGGAAGAAGAATATGCCCTAGCATGACTTTTGGTGTTGCCAGCGTTACACTTCCTTTGGCTCTCTTACTTTACCATTTCAATTGGGAACTTCTCAGTAGGATGAAGCCTGAGGATGTGGACATGACTGAACTCGCTCGCTTGGcaattggaagaaagcatgcCTTGTGTTTGATTCCCACTGTTTATGATCCATAACTTTATCATAATATTCTCATCTAGTTTTTTGTTCTAGTTACCAACATCTATGTGATGCCATCATAGTATTGTATGTTAGCTCTAGTATTGCACTCGTGGAAAAACAAATTAGGATTCGCAGCCAAGTTAATTTATAATAGTTcataaatatttcttttatgtcattttttaattatacggGTGTGGTTGGTCATAAAGTTCCAATTTGATCTGACACTTCTTCAACTTGTTTTGCTAGTCATTTTACCGTAGACATTCGAAATAAACAATCTTCAATTACGTCATTCCAAGCCCAAGCTCGGAGGAAATTATTGAAGCAAATATCTGAGCAATCCCTTGACTCCGGTATTATCTAATGGTGCTTAATTGTTGGTTATAGACTTGGCCAGCTGCTAGTAACAAaacttgaaacaaaataaacaaagaacTCCTCTTAGTCATAATCAAAACTCACCAAGATACATATACACTTGGATTTCACACTTGACTAGATAAAAAGGCTACAGACACAAATATGTAAAACAATCAGTATCCCAAAAGGCGAACTGCTTTGGCTCTGGCAAAAAAATAACCAGATTACTAAGGATCCATGCTGCGAGAATTTGAATACTAAGATAAGTACAATCAACCAAAAGTTTATCAATTTAATAGTAAACGATCTGAATTGGATATCACATCATCATAATGATACTAAAGGTTCTAATCATATGATGTCCAAGTTCAGGCAGAGTCATTTCCAAATAAAAAACCATGGGACATACAATGCCTTCAGATTCAGAACTTAAATCAGAATTCTCCACTACAACTACTAAGTTCTCTTTGTTATATGGGAGAAATTTGTCAAGCAGAGATCATGTTTAACATTTTGGTCCACCAGAAGGAGAGTTTTGACTGTTCATTGGAGTCGATTGCTGCATAGGTCCTCCCTGACTTTGGTTCCAGTCCTGTCTTTGAATAGGGTCTCTCCTTTCAACCTGCATTGTTTCACGACGCCTGTCATGCCGTGGCCGAGGTCTGCTCCTAGTTGGTTGCCTCTCAGAATATCTATACTGCGGCCTTGGAATCACTTTCTCATCAACA harbors:
- the LOC107469030 gene encoding TATA box-binding protein-associated factor RNA polymerase I subunit B produces the protein MNEKDTKPSVHGEQSNRSLNQTRSRDNASVGRTSQRERTSKEHSNEPSLNDATSLGNHLPENVDKDDGDNDKDNDSSKRFRGRDESDSNAHSSEKPHVKEAIARMKLDMEENRFYYIPPIVKKKRRHNYLHYVRKIDEGALEYVAHADYYILLRACARVAQVDVRIMHIGVLKLERRLAWLEEQIDECLQLKPEKISCKFCSDAAPENESEDVPGLSDLDI